A window of the Rhizobium viscosum genome harbors these coding sequences:
- a CDS encoding ABC transporter substrate-binding protein, with amino-acid sequence MAGAIGLMAAMMPGQAAAEGKIRIAQQFGISYLALDVIRDQKLIEKHGKEAGLDIDVEWATVSGATAMNEALLSDNLDIAAAGVPPALTTWDRTKGRQDVKMVAALGSQPNYLLTTNPNIHSLKDFGPSDRIAVPAAGVGFQSRTLQIEAARIFGKDNFQKLDDITVSLPHPDATAALISGGTEVNSHFSSAPFYYQALQGNKAVHKVISSYDILGGPATFNVLYATTAFHDKNPKTYAAFYAALRDAADWISTHKAEAADTFTRQQKSKLSPKLVLEIINDPENDFSIVPKNTFVYASELYKIGVLKNQAGSWKDYFFPEAQGDAGS; translated from the coding sequence ATGGCAGGGGCGATCGGGCTTATGGCAGCAATGATGCCGGGCCAAGCTGCTGCTGAGGGCAAGATCCGAATTGCGCAACAGTTCGGCATTTCATACCTGGCGCTCGATGTCATTCGCGATCAGAAGCTTATCGAAAAACATGGCAAGGAAGCCGGCCTCGACATTGACGTCGAATGGGCAACAGTGTCCGGCGCGACGGCGATGAATGAAGCGCTTCTTTCCGACAATCTCGATATCGCCGCGGCGGGCGTGCCGCCGGCCCTGACTACCTGGGACCGGACCAAGGGTCGCCAGGACGTCAAGATGGTCGCAGCTCTTGGCTCGCAGCCCAATTACCTGCTGACCACCAATCCGAATATCCATTCCTTGAAGGATTTTGGGCCGAGCGACCGGATCGCGGTACCCGCGGCCGGCGTCGGCTTTCAGTCGCGCACGCTGCAGATCGAAGCCGCAAGGATCTTCGGCAAGGACAATTTTCAGAAGCTCGACGATATCACTGTCAGCCTGCCGCATCCGGATGCGACCGCGGCACTGATTTCAGGCGGAACGGAAGTGAACTCTCACTTCTCCTCAGCACCTTTTTATTATCAGGCGCTGCAGGGCAACAAGGCCGTACACAAAGTCATTAGCTCCTACGATATCCTGGGAGGACCGGCGACCTTCAACGTCCTTTATGCCACGACCGCTTTCCATGACAAGAATCCAAAAACCTATGCTGCATTCTATGCAGCCCTTCGCGATGCCGCTGATTGGATAAGCACACATAAGGCTGAGGCCGCTGATACTTTCACCCGTCAGCAAAAATCAAAGCTCTCTCCCAAACTTGTGCTCGAGATCATCAACGACCCAGAGAACGACTTTTCGATCGTGCCCAAAAACACCTTCGTATACGCTTCGGAACTGTACAAGATCGGCGTCTTGAAGAACCAGGCCGGCTCCTGGAAGGATTATTTCTTCCCGGAAGCACAGGGCGACGCCGGCAGCTGA
- the msuE gene encoding FMN reductase, producing the protein MGTPRIVAISGSFSRPSKTTSLVQHVAERISDRYGFDSVTYDMVEVGPSLGNALWRKQLDDRAQHVFQEIVEADILVVGAPTYKGSYPGLFKHLIDLIEPHELKSKPILITATGGGDRHALMVEHQLRPLFGFFMAHTLPTAVYASDRDFVDYAVSSEQLGKRIDEAVSEVGAFFPTITANRAAAE; encoded by the coding sequence ATGGGAACCCCAAGGATCGTCGCAATATCGGGAAGCTTCAGCCGGCCCTCGAAAACCACATCGCTGGTGCAGCATGTCGCGGAGCGAATAAGCGATCGCTATGGCTTTGATAGCGTAACCTACGACATGGTCGAGGTCGGACCCTCGCTCGGCAATGCTCTCTGGCGCAAGCAGCTTGACGACAGAGCCCAGCATGTCTTCCAAGAAATCGTCGAGGCCGACATTCTGGTTGTCGGAGCACCGACCTATAAAGGTTCCTACCCGGGTCTCTTCAAACATCTGATCGATCTCATCGAACCGCATGAACTGAAGTCGAAGCCGATCCTTATCACCGCTACTGGCGGCGGTGATCGCCACGCGCTGATGGTCGAACACCAGCTCCGCCCCTTGTTCGGATTCTTCATGGCACATACGCTGCCCACTGCGGTTTACGCATCCGACCGAGATTTCGTAGACTACGCCGTCTCGTCAGAGCAACTCGGCAAGCGCATCGACGAAGCGGTCAGCGAAGTGGGCGCTTTCTTTCCAACGATAACAGCCAATCGCGCGGCGGCTGAGTAG
- a CDS encoding ABC transporter ATP-binding protein yields the protein MDGKSTASASSKTPPLLSVAGVTLEYVAPGRTVRATQNVSFDVWEADRFILLGASGCGKSTLLKAVAGFVAPSEGEILLDGRPVNGPGPDRVVVFQEFDQLPPWKTVRENVAFPVRVSGRLGRNEALERADHYLEKVGLSRFAEAYPNALSGGMKQRVAIARALAMEPRVLLMDEPFAALDALTRRKMQEELLALWEDARFTLLFVTHSIEEALIVGNRIALLSPHPGRMRAEINSHEWDLKSGGSTEFQAAASRIHRLLFEEVPGAAESDHD from the coding sequence ATGGACGGCAAATCAACCGCATCCGCAAGCAGCAAGACGCCACCCCTTCTTTCAGTCGCGGGCGTGACATTGGAATATGTTGCGCCGGGACGGACTGTGCGGGCAACGCAGAATGTCAGCTTCGATGTTTGGGAAGCGGATCGCTTCATCCTTCTGGGCGCCTCCGGCTGCGGCAAATCCACCCTGTTGAAGGCGGTCGCCGGCTTCGTTGCGCCATCTGAAGGAGAAATCCTATTGGACGGTCGTCCTGTCAACGGGCCAGGACCGGACCGCGTGGTTGTCTTTCAGGAATTCGACCAACTACCGCCTTGGAAAACCGTTCGCGAGAACGTGGCGTTTCCTGTTCGGGTCTCCGGACGCCTTGGCCGCAACGAGGCTCTCGAACGGGCCGACCACTATTTGGAAAAGGTCGGTTTAAGTCGCTTTGCTGAGGCATATCCGAACGCATTGTCGGGCGGCATGAAGCAACGCGTCGCGATCGCAAGAGCCCTTGCGATGGAGCCACGTGTCCTGTTGATGGACGAGCCCTTCGCCGCGCTAGATGCTCTGACCCGGCGCAAGATGCAGGAAGAACTGCTGGCGCTGTGGGAAGACGCGCGTTTCACTCTGCTATTCGTCACCCATTCCATCGAAGAGGCGCTAATCGTCGGCAATCGGATTGCGCTGTTGTCTCCGCATCCGGGCCGTATGCGCGCCGAGATCAACAGCCACGAATGGGACCTAAAGAGCGGCGGAAGCACTGAGTTTCAGGCTGCGGCAAGCCGTATCCATCGCCTTCTGTTCGAGGAGGTGCCTGGTGCAGCGGAGAGCGATCATGACTGA